A single region of the Plasmodium reichenowi strain SY57 chromosome 9, whole genome shotgun sequence genome encodes:
- a CDS encoding arginine--tRNA ligase, putative, producing MLNAVILIVLFSILFFDECKVLRNISYSHKTENKKRGFLFFLPLLLKKKRFEGRTYVKKNKINSSYTYDYYDFIKNGKGSIGPFTYKSNKRRVHKLYVYNKSEKKDETYHDIINNHINIISERIVGDEKNFILPNYCLIESNKFYEDYDYQTSILIYLENYLKSKNVTFHDIMKRKKMCDDDKYVDMRNYVISYLQNECSDIIDHLHISENGILNIRINKNSLMGKIRDFYNMNILKSNNEKEIKKKKKGIVLLDFCSVNMCKHIHMGHLKSIFLGYSLSNLFNFCNYQIKNRSHIGDWNLNIALVITFIIIFSNIHMNKDEREQQVLLNINSLSNKETNKNKFFLNTYNYNHNIKNKKKKDKTLIDEQQKQIINKQTEDFITQYIKLLNNINEQTYEENYNILDTKKCLNIKLDDLEFSYRLSKRLYLKSDLFKKFSKNTLSLMYKKDEKIMTLWNIICNITKKENEPVLKRFNIKRLVEKGEHYYVKYASKIINMMINKKVIFNLDNKLCVLLKPKDMEKMCTSKNYKNKENILKCNDIYYDIIEPDNSLYEYINKNDILYLKKYYTILTLKNDVAYTYAAIDLAAIYYRVTYEHVNKIIYVVDENQKNHFAQVFSIAKYLNLIKPNVECICINYGYILNQDKKKIKTQNFSNNIFVKDFFIKYKQNVQNFNDDLIHLNNRNYFINNKYSTTKLYDQLFFSSTIYSYISVKNSKRQPVDNLIQNMNREYLYIIDTYNITLYILNMFKNNNNNNNNNNNNNNNLISDFSFIFSNKEFQPEQNVKNLLLDIIKFNYIIQKCAHHFSIEKLCSYIYKLSQKIHNIYHNNNIFKNIIQNLPSKKKHKNIHLSTSNQNYQSNTLLNEQEINYTILSNYIKNNPNFYSSNIQSTTSEQQIRPVNNLMDNRILELIIMQSYIYILSKSFKILNLHLVKFH from the exons ATGCTTAATGCTGTTATACTCATTGTGCTCTTttccattttattttttgatgAATGTAAAGTGTTGAGAAATATATCTTATAGTCATAAAACAgaaaataagaaaagaggatttttatttttcctaCCTTTgttattaaagaaaaaaaggTTTGAGGGAAGGACATATGtgaaaaagaataaaataaatagtAGTTATActtatgattattatgattttaTTAAGAATGGTAAGGGAAGTATTGGTCCGTTTACATATAAATCTAATAAAAGAAGAGTACATAAActatatgtatataataaatccGAAAAAAAGGATGAAACCTATCATgacataataaataatcatataaatattatttctgAAAGAATAGTAGgagatgaaaaaaattttatattaccAAATTATTGTTTAATAGAAAGTAACAAGTTTTATGAAGATTATGATTATCAAACGagtatattaatatatttggaAAATTACTTAAAGAGTAAAAATGTTACATTTCATGATATTatgaaaaggaaaaaaatgtgtgatgatgataaatatGTTGATATGAGAAATTATGTTATATCTTATCTACAAAATGAATGCTCAGATATCATAGATCATCTACATATATCAGAGAACggtatattaaatataagaataaataaaaattctCTAATGGGGAAAATAAGagatttttataatatgaatattttaaaaagtaataatgaaaaagaaataaagaaaaagaaaaaaggtATTGTTTTATTAGATTTCTGTAGTGTCAATATGTGTAAGCATATTCATATGGGTCATTTGAAATCTATATTTCTTGGTTATTCCTTAagtaatttatttaatttttgtaattaTCAAATCAAAAATAGAAGTCATATAGGTGATTGGAATCTGAACATAGCCTTAGTcattacatttattattattttttcaaatattcACATGAATAAAGATGAAAGAGAACAACAagttttattaaatataaattcgTTAAGTAATAAagaaacaaataaaaataaattctttctaaatacatataattataatcataatataaaaaacaaaaaaaaaaaagacaaaACACTTATAGATGAACaacaaaaacaaataataaacaaacaAACTGAAGATTTCATTacacaatatataaaactattaaataatataaacgAACAGACTtatgaagaaaattataatatattggatacaaaaaaatgtttaaatataaaattagaTGATCTAGAATTCTCGTATAGATTATCCAAACGTCTTTATCTCAAATCGGATCTCTTCAAAAAATTTTCTAAAAACACTTTATCATTAATGTATAAGAAggatgaaaaaattatgacCCTGtggaatattatatgtaacaTAACTAAAAAg GAAAATGAGCCAGTGCTGAAACGGTTTAACATTAAAAGACTCGTGGAAAAAGGAGAACACTATTATGTGAAGTATGCTTctaaaataattaatatgatgataaataaaaaagtcatttttaatttagACAATAAATTATGTGTACTTTTAAAACCAAAAGATATGGAAAAAATGTGTActtcaaaaaattataaaaataaagaaaatattttgaagtgcaatgatatatattacgATATAATTGAACCTGATAATTCCTtgtatgaatatataaataagaatgatatattatatttaaaaaaatattatactatactaactttaaaaaatgatgttGCTTATACATATGCAGCAATAGACCTTGCGGCTATATATTATAGAGTGACATATGAACatgttaataaaataatttatgttGTAGATGAAAATCAGAAAAATCATTTTGCACAAGTTTTTTCTATTGctaaatatttaaatttaattaaacCAAATGTAGAATGTATCTGTATTAATTATGGTTACATATTAAATcaagataaaaaaaaaattaaaacacAAAACTTctcaaataatatatttgtaaaagatttttttattaaatataaacaaaatgtACAAAATTTCAATGATGACCTTATCCATTTAAATAAtagaaattattttattaacaataaatattctACTACCAAACTTTATGATCaactatttttttcatcaactatttattcatatataagCGTAAAAAATAGCAAAAGACAACCTGTTGATAATCTTATACAAAATATGAATAGAgaatatctatatattattgataCATACAATATcactttatatattttaaacatgtttaaaaataataataataataataataataataataataataataataatcttATATCTgatttttcatttatattttctaataAAGAATTCCAACCAGAacaaaatgtaaaaaatcttttattagatattataaaatttaattatatcatTCAAAAATGTGCACATCATTTTTCTatagaaaaattatgttcgtacatttataaattatcacaaaaaatacacaatatttatcataataataacatttttaaaaatattatacaaaatcTTCCttccaaaaaaaaacacaaaaatatacatCTATCCACAAGCAATCAAAATTATCAAAGTAATactttattaaatgaacaAGAAATAAACTATACAATTCTATCGAATTATATTAAGAATAATCCTAATTTCTATTCATCCAATATTCAAAGCACAACTTCTGAACAACAAATTCGTCCTGTAAATAATCTTATGGATAACAGAATACTCGAATTAATCATTATGCAATcctatatttatatactaTCCAAAagttttaaaatattaaacCTTCATTTGGTTAAATTTCATTGA
- a CDS encoding hypothetical protein (conserved Plasmodium protein, unknown function) gives MTKQVLLCLLHDAKNNIKNEISQLNDDIEYLKETIEIKKNNRIINSVNKRLDGRKEKQYEELKKFLSAYLIYLLENGKVDDEKMNVDEEKMNVVEEKMNVVDGMDEKKKEAHLYLDKTIQGINSGKINHTYFDEEEKNIEVLKSMCNKRYILKNILNLIKLCNVKDFNFEESKNMFSDIMYKLKNISEYITKDIRQKNDILSNGIGHHMNDLIQHKSIKNYYMNKQNEEVSTSIYNFDYCKNESDEESYISSTAPSLNWCMDIHNNDKKFILNNDNIFIQRHFNSTSENDGNHTVHSLKKEGQFFSFNNTTKHESLNKFFLNKKLGKEINYFDKLNKVLDLAHDNSYNKCNLIEEQHCVDKKGINTLIMFDKKEKKKYNDIIKNEKGTNNSVFINTLVGGNVKGLVPLKKFMGSKRFTHNNNNNNNNNNNNSDDHYDDFKERGRDQSSSSEHSIIKTKKKKKDNDNTKQIKYLFHINNKGKGFFRIKKKGNKSARNCLCDVVITYEGTNHIIDDKQDNEKKDTKIKRKKKKVVFFSFLKKGKSIYHINSLNINDNNHHILKDAVYYNNGNYIKGECEGKKKKKKKKNNNIISQNMDRLNDEKLIRKYSLGTLTNYINEKDTKKKKEEGNCSISYNNIHFVETNRLRALYIELLHKQHNLFRDRNFYKYELEKLKEDIKNNNEPYAEFIKEEKKKFIEREKEIYKKEKRILKRMNQLKKKMVILNGELELTKNLLKKETDLNKQLTIMLEENKDVLLNNQTQIKNLNNECNKLKETNLMEKKENEKLKDEINERLNNIKKVNEELIHLKEDQSFENFRKLILQKIGNTNGDIKYLAELLESLTKELENKKKEQVSNSQQMLKMQEKFKRNEELLNKSNKELKREKKREKKMIERIVYLTEQNNNLKETINVLKSKGEKINEKKEKDKKNEKDKKNEKDKKNYDNYDSYDNHDSYDNHDNYDNHDSYDNHDSYDNHDSYDNHDCYDNYEKGEKEEDTYYRLVDPWSTTTKMKNMKKKGNKTNRDDMNNVRNNEKYIEQDHRMMGINQNVKIKKKGNGYFVNYHREDLCEGGDNLFIINQEDDSSNGLEHIEQFLRENKRKESNKNMNRQSVTIYSDDYESHMSYNNDTKRENSLGNIYSSMEFINNYETIWKKNIIL, from the coding sequence ATGACGAAGCAAGTTCTGTTATGTCTTTTGCACGATgcaaaaaataatataaaaaatgaaatatcCCAATTGAATGATGACATAGAATATTTGAAAGAAACTATAGagataaaaaagaataatagGATAATTAATTCAGTGAATAAAAGATTAGATGGgagaaaagaaaaacaatatgaagaattaaaaaaatttttatcggcatatttaatttatttgttaGAAAATGGAAAAGTTGACgatgaaaaaatgaatgTTGATGAGGAAAAAATGAATGTTGTTGAGGAAAAAATGAATGTTGTTGATGGTATGgatgagaaaaaaaaggaagCTCATTTATACTTAGATAAAACAATTCAAGGAATAAACTCAGGAAAGATTAATCATACATATTTTGATGAAGAGGAAAAAAACATAGAAGTATTAAAAAGTATGTGTAATAAGagatatatattgaaaaacatattaaatttaataaaattatgtaaTGTAAAAGATTTTAATTTTGAAGaatcaaaaaatatgtttagtgatataatgtataaattaaaaaatataagtgaatatattacaaaagACATAAGACAAAAGAATGATATATTGTCAAATGGAATAGGACATCATATGAATGATTTAATTCAACATAAAAgtataaagaattattatatgaataaacAGAACGAGGAAGTAAGCACAtccatatataattttgattattGTAAAAATGAATCGGATGAAGAATCCTACATTTCATCTACAGCTCCATCGTTAAATTGGTGCATGgatattcataataatgataaaaaattcattttaaataatgataatatatttatacaacGACATTTTAATAGTACATCAGAAAATGACGGAAATCATACGGTACACTCTTTAAAAAAGGAAGGacaatttttttcttttaataacaCTACTAAACATGAATCTCtgaataaattttttttaaataaaaaattgggaaaggaaataaattattttgataaGTTAAACAAAGTTTTGGATTTGGCACATGATAAtagttataataaatgtaacTTGATTGAAGAACAGCATTGTGTGGATAAGAAAGGAATAAATACTTTAATAATGTTTGATAAAaaggagaaaaaaaaatataatgatattattaaaaatgagAAGGGTACGAATAATAGTGTTTTCATAAACACATTGGTAGGTGGCAATGTAAAGGGGTTGGTacctttaaaaaaatttatggGATCTAAAAGGTTTacacataataataataataataataataataataataacaatagTGATGACCATTATGATGATTTTAAAGAAAGAGGCCGAGATCAGTCGTCCTCATCGGAGCACTCAATTATTAAGAcgaagaaaaaaaaaaaggataatgATAACACAAAACAAATTAAGTACCTTTTTCACATTAACAACAAAGGTAAAGGATTTTTTCGAATTAAGAAGAAGGGAAATAAATCTGCAAGAAATTGTTTATGCGATGTAGTAATTACTTATGAAGGAACAAACCATATAATTGATGATAAACAagataatgaaaagaaggataccaaaataaaaagaaaaaaaaaaaaagtcgttttcttttcctttttaaaaaaggGCAAATctatttatcatataaatagcttaaatattaatgataataatcatcatattttaaaagatgctgtttattataataatgggaattatataaaaggGGAATGTGAGGggaagaagaaaaaaaaaaaaaaaaaaaataataatattatatcacAAAATATGGATCGTTTAAATGATGAGAAGTTAATAAGGAAATATTCATTAGGAACGttaacaaattatataaatgaaaaagatacaaaaaaaaaaaaggaggAAGGAAATTGCTCGATATCGTATAATAACATACATTTTGTGGAAACTAATAGACTAAGGGCTTTGTACATTGAACTATTACATAAACaacataatttatttaGAGATCgtaatttttataaatatgaattgGAGAAATTGAAAGAGGATATAAAGAACAATAACGAGCCATATGCGGAATTTATTAAagaagagaaaaaaaaatttatagaaagagaaaaagaaatatataaaaaagaaaagagAATTTTGAAAAGGATGAAtcaattaaaaaaaaagatggTTATATTAAATGGAGAATTAgaattaacaaaaaatttattaaagaaGGAAACAgatttaaataaacaatTAACTATTATGTTAGAAGAAAATAAGGatgttttattaaataatcaaactcaaataaaaaatttaaataatgaatgTAACAAATTGAAAGAAACGAACTtaatggaaaaaaaagaaaatgaaaaattaaaagatgaaattaatgaaagattaaataatattaaaaaggtAAATGAGGAATTAATACATTTGAAGGAAGATCAATCTTTTGAAAACTTCAGAAAATTGATTTTACAGAAAATCGGTAACACAAATGGagatataaaatatctAGCTGAATTATTAGAATCCTTAACAAAAgaattagaaaataaaaaaaaagaacaagTGTCCAATTCTCAACAAATGTTAAAGATGCaagaaaaatttaaaagaaatgaaGAACTCTTAAATAAATCAAACAAAGAATTGAAGAGAGAAAAGAAGAgggaaaagaaaatgatcGAGAGGATAGTATATTTGACTGAACAAAATAACAATTTGAAGGAAACTATCAATGTTTTAAAATCGAAAggagaaaaaataaatgaaaaaaaggaaaaagataaaaaaaatgaaaaagataaaaaaaatgaaaaagataaaaaaaattatgataattatgataGTTATGATAATCATGATAGTTATGATAATCatgataattatgataatcATGATAGTTATGATAATCATGATAGTTATGATAATCATGATAGTTATGATAATCATGATTgttatgataattatgaaaagGGAGAAAAGGAAGAGGATACGTATTATAGGTTGGTCGACCCATGGAGTACCACCAccaaaatgaaaaatatgaaaaaaaaaggaaataaaaCCAATAGGGATGATATGAATAATGTGAGAAATAATgagaaatatatagaaCAAGATCATAGGATGATGGGAATTAATCAAAATGTcaaaattaagaaaaagGGAAATGGATACTTTGTAAATTACCACAGAGAAGATTTATGTGAAGGGGGcgataatttatttattataaatcaAGAAGATGATAGTTCTAACGGTTTAGAACATATTGAACAATTTTTAAGagaaaacaaaagaaaGGAAAGTAATAAGAACATGAACAGGCAGAGTGTTACAATATATTCAGATGATTATGAATCTCATATgtcatataataatgatacaAAAAGGGAAAATTCGCTTgggaatatatatagtagTATGGagtttataaataattacGAGACCATATggaagaaaaatataattctataa
- a CDS encoding phospholipid or glycerol acyltransferase, putative — translation MIRKLEYHIISYIIFALHVKLFMHTVFYTEWVWDPFHIYFCTIIVYVNILLIYGIRIYFGLKKLDLKYFPPEKIASCTNYKNKKNIHPYAAFERLDLINMKFLNLFYGIIFVATWKIAFIFSISLMNLMVSLLIYPFLKGKSDNLESPILFLYLKFLKFVCRLAIWSFGVNKIENNYLCDNEWPKNIVSNHISAVDPLFFISEHACSFVAKKSLSKDRMVGPSVLALKCVLVYREKSEDRKIALESIKERQLLINAKQNNYPSFVIFSEGTTSNGLQIIEQKKGAFNSLLPITPVLLIYDYDFYNPSYDIIPFTWWIFLSSSNYQGSTLRTYWLPKVYPPDKAQYPDLTDEERINIFHDEVSKIMFNHMKKYNPRAPKDVDDYNDWPGSLRFKLEYFQNALGKVATKHLNKEKNLSEK, via the exons atgatCAGGAAGCTGGAGtatcatattatttcctatataatatttgcTCTTCATGTGAAGTTATTTATGCATACCGTATTTTATACAGAATGGGTATGGGATccttttcatatatatttttgtacaattattgtatatgttaatatacTTCTTATATATGGAATACGTATATATTTCggtttaaaaaaattggatttaaaatatttccCCCCAGAAAAAATAGCATCTTGTACaaattataagaataaaaaaaatatccaTCCTTATGCAGCCTTCGAACGTTTAGATTTGATAAACATGAAATTTCTGAACTTGTTTTATGGAATAATCTTTGTG gCAACGTGGAAAATAGCTTTCATTTTTTCCATATCATTGATGAATCTAATGGTTTCTC TGCTGATATACCCCTTTTTGAAGGGCAAATCGGATAACTTGGAGAGCCcgattttatttttatatcttaaatttttaaagtTTGTGTGCAGATTAGCTATATGGTCTTTTGGTGTGAATAAAATCGAAAACAATTATCTTTGTGATAATGAATGGCCCAAAAATATTGTATCGAATCATATATCAGCCGTAGAtcctcttttttttataagtGAACATGCATGTAGTTTTGTGGCAAAAAAATCGTTAAGTAAAGACCGTATGGTTGGTCCAAGTGTATTAGCTTTAAAATGTGTACTTGTATATAGAGAAAAATCTGAAGATAGAAAAATTGCTTTAGAAAGTATAAAAGAGAGacaattattaattaatgCTAAACAAAACAATTATCCTTcatttgtaatattttcaGAAGGTACAACATCTAACGGTTTACAAATTATCgaacaaaaaaaaggagCATTCAATTCTTTATTACCTATAACACCTGTCTTGttaatatatgattatgATTTTTACAATCCATCGTATGATATAATACCTTTCACATGGTGGATTTTTCTTTCATCGTCAAAT TATCAAGGAAGTACATTACGCACATACTGGTTGCCAAAAGTATACCCCCCCGATAAAGCTCAATATCCAGACTTAACAGATGAAGAgagaataaatatttttcatgATGAAGTATCAAAAATCATGTTCAatcatatgaaaaaatataatccTAGAGCTCCAAAAGATGTTGATGATTATAATGACTGGCCTGGGTCCCTAAGATTTAAGTTGGAGTATTTTCAAAATGCCTTAGGTAAAGTGGCAACCaaacatttaaataaagaaaaaaacttaagtgaaaaataa
- a CDS encoding pseudouridylate synthase, putative, protein MFFFLIIFILLTSLNKGFKIMKIVIPQTSGLNIVDKKFEPKYFVKNKLRFVSPYVYTYKLFSKKRWVGKKIADVMASEFCAYDMNYFIESIKKGYVKVNKQMVSSDYIIQSNDFIEHKLLLFEKPVLCNKIIILYEDENFICVYKHSSLPTHPVGSYQYNSLLRILQNYISTSQNIKQDQDDEVIAQNEKENYKQNVSQDVNQNVSQDINRDISQDINQDINQSTNTNTNTNTNTNTNIKRVNVEEQSEHVIKINFNFKKENFGFMLDDMKENSSCDDKKIKIKNDHISNCTSNNDNYNDKNFTYHDHREQTYYHKNITQNINDPYRKDEILNISQEKKKRRKIKQANIISNEQINNMEIEKKKQNENIVDTLNVLINCREKSMNQINHDKEYNADHINKCKQIYVKNVKNVKNVKNVHYAHNSHNVPEHNSHNVPKHISHNNNFDNDLKTQDKSYIYTLHRLDKLTSGIVFFGKNKKFSTYFSQNLSDNKIKKTYITRVQGDFRKLITKLLHSNNIIKSVNSQNNNLDNIINNYCNNSMKNNDSLKFNKYDEDNLFENDIFLYENNYEKNNHDKETCGYMKEKNIDDPKNMFHKLIELVKNKKEELNNYFDMNKFDITYDINNDKYGDNYNNEDINNLHMYHKYFIIDFGYMYCENKKLLKYVFTKYTKENALQFSDYLLKPSITKFMFLSYNSSIDESLILCQPITGRTHQIRAHLESLSYPISNDSHYNKIFEQEYIHKSNYIYFEESTRSEHIQIKEQINNILQNKNTHHAKKENKTCNNDKELFEHEPNKNHSYNQKKTCEKYNYFPLIPFINTSFNWLYDQNINLNQDYNEKDLNNYFFKNINNVSYHSSGIFLHSFRYTWKNIFDVFTLLPKWSQPFYLPQTLIAFLLYGDLA, encoded by the coding sequence atgttttttttccttataattttcatattattaaccAGTTTAAATAAAGGttttaaaataatgaagataGTAATTCCTCAAACGAGCGGTTTGAATATTGTTGATAAAAAGTTCGAACctaaatattttgttaagAATAAATTAAGATTTGTTTCTCCttatgtatatacatataaattattttccaAAAAAAGATGGGTAGGGAAAAAAATTGCTGATGTTATGGCATCTGAATTTTGTGCTTATGatatgaattattttatagaatccataaaaaaaggatatgTAAAAGTAAATAAACAAATGGTTTCTAGtgattatataattcaaaGTAATGATTTTATAGaacataaattattattatttgaaaaacCAGTTCTttgtaataaaattattattctttatgaagatgaaaattttatatgtgtTTATAAACATTCGAGTTTGCCCACACATCCGGTGGGTTCTTATCAATATAATTCCCTCTTACgtattttacaaaattatataagtACTTCTCAAAACATTAAACAGGACCAAGATGATGAGGTAATCGcacaaaatgaaaaagaaaattacAAACAAAATGTAAGTCAAGATGTAAATCAAAATGTAAGTCAAGATATAAATCGTGATATAAGTCAAGATATAAATCAAGATATAAATCAAAGTACAAACACAAATACAAACACAAATACAAACACAAATACAAACATAAAACGTGTAAACGTCGAAGAACAAAGCGAACATGTGATAAAAAtcaattttaattttaaaaaggaaaatttTGGTTTCATGCTGGATGATATGAAAGAAAATTCTTCAtgtgatgataaaaaaataaaaataaaaaatgatcaCATAAGTAATTGTACAagtaataatgataattataatgataagaATTTTACTTATCATGATCATAGGGAACAAACATATTACcacaaaaatattacacaaaatataaatgatcCATATAGAAAAGATGAGATTCTAAATATATCAcaagaaaagaaaaaaagaagaaaaattaaacaagcaaatattataagtaatgaacaaattaataatatggaaatagaaaaaaaaaaacaaaatgaaaatatcGTCGATACGTTAAATGTTTTAATTAACTGTAGGGAAAAAAGTATGAACCAAATTAATCATgataaagaatataatgctgatcatataaataaatgtaagCAAATATATGTGAAAAATGTGAAAAATGTGAAAAATGTGAAAAATGTTCATTATGCTCATAATTCTCATAATGTTCCAGAACATAATTCTCATAATGTCCCAAAACATATTTCTCATAATAACAATTTCGATAACGATTTAAAAACACAAGACAAATCATATATCTATACTCTTCACCGATTAGATAAGCTAACATCAGGTATTGTATTCTTCgggaaaaataaaaaattctCCACATATTTTTCCCAAAATCTTTctgataataaaataaaaaaaacatatattacaaGAGTACAAGGAGATTTTAGAAAATTAATCACTAAATTGTTACattctaataatattattaaaagtGTAAACAgtcaaaataataatttagacaatattattaataattattgtaataatagtatgaaaaataatgacagtcttaaatttaataaatatgatgagGATAACTTATTTGAAAATGATATCTTCctttatgaaaataattatgaaaaaaataatcatgACAAAGAAACATGTGGTTAcatgaaagaaaaaaatattgatgacccaaaaaatatgtttcataaattaatagaacttgtaaaaaataaaaaagaggagttgaataattattttgatatgaataaatttGACATTacatatgatataaataatgataaatatggagataattataataatgaagatataaacaatctacatatgtatcataaatattttatcatagATTTTGGTTATATGTATTGtgagaataaaaaattattaaaatacGTTTTTACCAAATatacaaaagaaaatgCTCTTCAATTCTCtgattatttattaaaaccAAGTATAACCAAATTTATGTTcttatcatataattcGTCAATTGATGAATCTTTAATTTTATGCCAGCCTATAACAGGAAGAACACATCAAATAAGAGCACATCTCGAAAGTTTATCCTATCCCATATCAAATGATTCGCAttacaataaaatatttgaacaagaatatattcacaaatcaaattatatatattttgaagaAAGTACCAGAAGTGAACACATACAAATCAAggaacaaataaataatatccTACAAAATAAGAATACTCATCATGctaaaaaagaaaataaaacatgtaataatgataaagaattatttgAACATGAACCCAACAAAAACCATTCAtataatcaaaaaaaaacttgtgaaaaatataattattttcctCTCATTCcatttattaatacatCTTTCAATTGGCTATATGatcaaaatattaatttaaatcaagactataatgaaaaagatttgaacaattattttttcaaaaatattaataatgtCTCATATCATAGTTCTGGTATATTCTTACATTCATTTAGATACACatggaaaaatatttttgatgTTTTTACCCTTCTTCCAAAATGGTCTCAACCTTTTTACCTTCCCCAAACATTAATAGCTTTCCTATTATACGGAGATTTGGcataa